From Hemitrygon akajei chromosome 15, sHemAka1.3, whole genome shotgun sequence:
TCAGTGCAGAGATGGAAGTACCTGTTAGTAATAGTGGATCATTTTACCCACTGGGTGGAAGCATACCCGACCACAAAGGCCGATGCGCCTACAGTAGCCCGAATACTACTAgaaaacataatccccagatatgggatcatggggtccatagactcggacagagggacacactttgcctccaagacgcaccagttgatttgtgatgcattgagtatccaatggaaataccataccccgtggcatccccagagttcgggacgggtggaaaggatgaacagtACCTTAAAGGCGCAATTGACCAAATTAATGCTAGAAACCAAGTTACcctggactaagtgtctccccATCGCCCTGTTAAGAATCCGAACAGCACCCAGGAAGGATATAGGAATCTCCCCctatgaaatgctgtttggactcccgtattggaataaggtagaagggtaccccacgctacaagggggtgatatttttataaggaactatttactggcactatctcgttcctttgcagaactgcggaagaaGGGTCttttggcccagactccgccgctcgactttgctttacatcagatcgtgcctggagattgggttctggtacggacctggaagccggagaagttacaaccacagtgggaaggccctttccaggtcctgttaACCACCGAGGCGGCCGTACGAACAAAAGAGAAAGGGTGGACCCACGCATCCAGAATAAAGGGACCAGTTAAGCCTGAGGGACACacggagtggacctgtgttcccagtgaagaaccgttggtggtgaaactgaaaaggcaacaaaaatgaactcaatgtggactgttacattattgactgtaatatatttaattctgtatgtgggaaaaatagaagggaaatgtgacaagtgtagGAACCGAGttttggagaaaggaaaagaacgaCCCGGGGCCCTTGTGTCACATTCACATGTAAATGACCAATgttatggaaaagaaaaagaggaatgtgAAGAGGGAGGAATAAAATATACCCTGAGAAAGAACAGGGGATACCCCGGTGGATCAgtgagagaagaaaaaggagaagggagaagttGGAGTGTACAAGAAAGTACATGCCCTGAGACAGAATGGATatgtgaaaggaaagaaaaaggaagGGCAGAGTTTGGTGGAGTCAGAGAAGGATGGGGAACCTATGGAAAAACAAGACCGGAAATGAAGGAAAACCTGTTTATAGACTTAGCAACTCGAATAGCTACAAGTTTAAATGTAagtgactgttgggtttgtgggggACCCCACATGAGCGAGCAATGGCCATGGATAGGTGAGAGTTTGAGTGTGTGGGAGCTATTGGCTCATGATTGGGATAAGAAAAGGACTGGGAGGACGCAAGAATGGAAGTTAACAAACTATCCGGAAGGACAAGTATGTgtagaaagaaaagggaaggtgAAAGTAGGAGAAAGCCCATGTCAGAGTATAAAGATggctaaaacaaaaaataatgccACTTGGTGGCCCGAGGAGCCGACTTGGTACATAACTAAAGGGGCAAAGGACAATTGTACGGCTATGGGAAACAATTCGGGAATCTGGAATTGCAGTGGGCATAACCCGTACGAAGGAATTCCCAGTGTTTGGAAAGCCTGGCGGAAAGCAAAGAAAGGAGGATTTGTTCCAGAAGGTCTGTTCTGGATTTGTGGGAATCAGGCATACACCAAATTGCcgaaaggatggggaggagtttgtttcTTAGGCCTTATAAGGCCAGAGTTCTTCCTCCTACCCCAGGATGAAGATAGGGAATTGGGAATCAAGTTATTTGACTCACTGAGAAGGGAGAagcgggagataaaggtgggagaatggggcgaCGAGTGGCCTCCAGCACGCATCATTGAATATTACGGACCAGCaacttgggcccaggatgggtcatgGGGTTACCGAACCCCGGTATATATGTTAAATCGAATAATACGCCTACAAGCTGTAGTAGAGGTGATCACCAACCAAACCGCATTGGCTCTGGAATtgctggctgagcagcaaagcCAGATGAGAACAGCCATATACCAAAATCGATTAGcattggattacctattggcctccgagggaggggtctgtggaaagttcaatctgacaaactgttgcctaaagataaatgataatggaaaggcagtgttgaaaatatccgacaaaattcggaagttGGCCCATGTGCCAGTACAAACTTGGAGATCCTTAGGGAACCTGAGTTGGCTGGATAGTCTGCTGGGAGGAAGCTGGTGGCGAATAGCCCTGTTAATATTTGGCGGAATACTCATAATGATAATCATATTACCATGCTTAATACCCTGCTTGAGAGCATTAATAACGCGAGTAGTAGTACAGGTAATGCAGCCAGGGAACCCAGCTGACCCGGCTAAAATGCTGTTGCAACGAGGCAGAGAACTGGAAGAGTGGAATCCCTGGACAAATCCTTAGCACActctaaaaagaaaaagggtggaattgtaagaagtgaaagggttaaggttagactgtgctaagatctaagcttacaaaacatatgctgacacattgctaaataaggatataagattcttgcaaaactgtataggtacaatctgtaccttgtggtaatcatgaagaactaaaaaggagtcattaagctaggagctgagagcggaggtggatgaaacagatggagataagctgtactcttgtggctaactccaaggccgatgagtgtttgaaaacttggcagacatggctctgcggatggctaactccaaggacagaggatatgagaaaatgtgtatgtgacccccgaaatgtacaagcctgtgg
This genomic window contains:
- the LOC140739396 gene encoding endogenous retrovirus group 3 member 1 Env polyprotein-like yields the protein MNSMWTVTLLTVIYLILYVGKIEGKCDKCRNRVLEKGKERPGALVSHSHVNDQCYGKEKEECEEGGIKYTLRKNRGYPGGSVREEKGEGRSWSVQESTCPETEWICERKEKGRAEFGGVREGWGTYGKTRPEMKENLFIDLATRIATSLNVSDCWVCGGPHMSEQWPWIGESLSVWELLAHDWDKKRTGRTQEWKLTNYPEGQVCVERKGKVKVGESPCQSIKMAKTKNNATWWPEEPTWYITKGAKDNCTAMGNNSGIWNCSGHNPYEGIPSVWKAWRKAKKGGFVPEGLFWICGNQAYTKLPKGWGGVCFLGLIRPEFFLLPQDEDRELGIKLFDSLRREKREIKVGEWGDEWPPARIIEYYGPATWAQDGSWGYRTPVYMLNRIIRLQAVVEVITNQTALALELLAEQQSQMRTAIYQNRLALDYLLASEGGVCGKFNLTNCCLKINDNGKAVLKISDKIRKLAHVPVQTWRSLGNLSWLDSLLGGSWWRIALLIFGGILIMIIILPCLIPCLRALITRVVVQVMQPGNPADPAKMLLQRGRELEEWNPWTNP